The window GACCGCCTCGCCGACAGACTCGCCGAGACCGGCGCCGGCGAACTGCCGCCGCCCGTCGAGTTCGCCGTGCCGCCGCACGAGCCGCCGCCGCGACTGCTCGCCGGCCGCCGCATCGCCATCGCGCGCGATGCCGCCTTCGCATTCATCTACCCGGCCAACCTCGACACGCTGCGCGAGCTTGGCGCGGAACTTGCGTTCTTCTCGCCGCTCGCCGGCGACCCGCTGCCCGCCTGCGACGCAGCCTGGATTCCCGGCGGCTATCCCGAGCTGCACGCCGAAGCGCTTGCGGCGCGGCGCGGCCCCTGGGACGCGATCGCCGCCCACGTCGCGCAAGACAAGCCGCTGCTCGTCGAGTGCGGCGGCATGATGGCGCTGTTCGAGACCCTCGTCGACGGGGAAGGGCGCAGCCACGCCATGGCCGGCCTGCTGCCCGGCCGCGCCGTCATGCAGCCGCGCCTCGCCGCGCTCGGCATGCAGGTCGCGCAACTGCCCGAGGGCGAACTGCGCGGCCACACCTTCCACCACTCGCGCAGCGAAACCGCGCTCGCGCCGCTCGTGCGCGCCCAGACGCCCGACGGCCGCGAAGGCGAGGCGGTCTACCGCCGCAACCGCCTGACGGCCTCCTACGTGCATTTCTATTTCCCGTCGAACCCCGAGGCCGCGGCGAGGCTGTTCATGTAGCCAAAACGGCTACGATCGAAGCATTTCTGGCCACGAAATCGCCCCCTCTTTGGCAGTCATCGTCAGCGCGCTTTCAGCTTCTTGCAATAGCGAGTAAGGGCGCAATGTCGCGGCGGTCGGCGGCTTGCAGGGCAGCGATGTAGTGCCGGCGCGTTTCGCTGGCATCGACCAAACTGCGGTGGCCCCAGGTAAAGCGCGGCTGGCCCAGGCGCTCGACGAGCAGATCGGCCATCAGCCGGGCATGGCGGCCATTGCCGTTGGGGAAAGGATGGATGGCAACCAGGCGGTGATGGAATCGCATGGCGATTTCGTCGGGCGGATAGCTGGCGTGCTCGATCTGGTAGTGGGCATCGTCGAGCAGCTTCCTGAGTTCAACGCCGATCTTCAGCCAATCGACGCCGATATTCTTGTCCGACTTGCGGAACTCGCCAGCCCACTTCCAGGTTTCGCCGAACATCTGCCGGTGCAACTGGCGCAGGAAGCCCTCGTTGAGGATTTCCTTGCGTTGCCCACGTTGACGTTGCGCCCAGTTCTCGCCCTGGACGATATTGAGTTGCTCCCACTCATTCAACTCGCCCTACCTGGTTTCTCGCCACAATGAACGCCGCGAACCTTTGAGCAGGTTGTCGGCCAGGGCACGGGTCTGCGCCTCGACGGTCTCGCGTGAGGTCGATTGGGCTTCCAGCGCCATGGTATGGCTGACGGTGGCCATCTGCTGGCGTGCCAGGGCCAGGGCGCGGTTTTCCAGGGTGTCGGCCAAGGATTGTTTGGGCACCAGGGCATAGTGCAACTCGCAGCCCAGGGCTTCGGCGGCACGGCGCAGGGTGGCCAGGCTGATGGTGTCGTCGGCCTCGGAGGTCTCCAGCCGGGTGACGGTGGAGGTGGTGACGCCCAGCCGGGCGGCGAGGTGCGTCGCGGCCATGCCCAGGCCTTCCCGGATGGCCTTGATCCAGCCAGATGGCGGACGTGGCGGCAAGTCGGCGCTGCGCCAACGGCTCAGGTTGGCGTCAAGTTGGCGGAGCTTGAGCTCAGAGAAGTTCGATTTCATGACTTTGCATCTCAATGCAAGATAGAGAGCCAATATATTGCATTAAAGAGCAATGTTAGTAAATGCATATTTGCATCATGATGCAAACAGGAGTTGCACCGGCCCATCGCGGAGCTTGGCCAGCACGGCCTTGCGCACTTCGGCCAGCCGGGCATCGAGGTCGGCCTCGTAGCGCAGGATGCGGTGCAGCGGCGCGCTTGTTTATGTAGCCAAAAAAGCTACAATTGAAGCATTTCCGGCTACAAATTCGACAGATGCTTCTCGACCTCCTTTTCGGCAGCTATCGCCAGCGCGCCCTGACGCAGTTGCTGCTGCATCCCGACGAGGGCTATCACGTTCGGGAACTGGCGCGCCTTACGGGCACCACGCCGGGTACGCTGCACAAGGAGCTGGCCCGCCTTGCGGAGGTGGGCCTCCTGCTGCGCGAAAAGCAGGGCAACCAGGTGCGCTATCGCGCCAATCGCGAGTGCACCGTTTATCCCGAACTGGCGGGGCTGTTCCGCAAGACCGGCGGCGCGGCCGGCCTGCTTGCCGACGCCCTGCGCAGTCTGGCCCCGGCGCCGCTGCTGGCGCTGATCTTCGGCTCGCTGGCGCGCGGCGAGGAAAACGCTCGCAGCGACATCGATCTGCTGGTGGTCGCCGACGCCTCTTTCGGCGACGTGGTCAGGGCGCTGCACCCGGCCCAGGAGCGCCTGCAACGGGAGATCAACCCGGTGGTCTGCACCGCCGCCGAATTCGCGCGCCGCGTCGCCGCCAAGGATCCCTTCATCGCCAACATCCTCGCCAATCCGAAGCTCTTCGTCATCGGAACCGAACATGACCTTGGAAAACTTGCTCGCCATCCAGCGCCTGCAGCCGTTTGAGCCGACGGCGGAAGGCGTGCGGCGACTGCTTGCTGCCGCCGCCGAGTGCCTGGCGCGGGCCGACGCCCTGCTCGCCGCCGCAGAGTCGATGAATTGGTCAACATATTGACCAATTGACGCTGTTATGGTTAAAGTGTTGACCAAATGAGCGCCTTGAAAACCATCACCCTCCTGGA is drawn from Candidatus Nitricoxidivorans perseverans and contains these coding sequences:
- a CDS encoding cobyrinate a,c-diamide synthase, producing the protein MVATPALLVAAPASGQGKTAVTAALARLHARAGRRVRVLKCGPDFLDPMIHAAATGAPCYNLDLGMCGEADCRAKLADAAANADLVLVEGVMGLFDGDPSSADIAQRFGIPVMAVIEAAAMAQTFGAISHGLASFRPGLPFSGVLANRVGGESHAEILRASLPPGMRWYGALPRDAGAALPERHLGLVQAAEVGDLVLRLDRLADRLAETGAGELPPPVEFAVPPHEPPPRLLAGRRIAIARDAAFAFIYPANLDTLRELGAELAFFSPLAGDPLPACDAAWIPGGYPELHAEALAARRGPWDAIAAHVAQDKPLLVECGGMMALFETLVDGEGRSHAMAGLLPGRAVMQPRLAALGMQVAQLPEGELRGHTFHHSRSETALAPLVRAQTPDGREGEAVYRRNRLTASYVHFYFPSNPEAAARLFM
- a CDS encoding mobile mystery protein B — encoded protein: MNEWEQLNIVQGENWAQRQRGQRKEILNEGFLRQLHRQMFGETWKWAGEFRKSDKNIGVDWLKIGVELRKLLDDAHYQIEHASYPPDEIAMRFHHRLVAIHPFPNGNGRHARLMADLLVERLGQPRFTWGHRSLVDASETRRHYIAALQAADRRDIAPLLAIARS
- a CDS encoding mobile mystery protein A translates to MKSNFSELKLRQLDANLSRWRSADLPPRPPSGWIKAIREGLGMAATHLAARLGVTTSTVTRLETSEADDTISLATLRRAAEALGCELHYALVPKQSLADTLENRALALARQQMATVSHTMALEAQSTSRETVEAQTRALADNLLKGSRRSLWRETR
- a CDS encoding nucleotidyltransferase domain-containing protein, giving the protein MLLDLLFGSYRQRALTQLLLHPDEGYHVRELARLTGTTPGTLHKELARLAEVGLLLREKQGNQVRYRANRECTVYPELAGLFRKTGGAAGLLADALRSLAPAPLLALIFGSLARGEENARSDIDLLVVADASFGDVVRALHPAQERLQREINPVVCTAAEFARRVAAKDPFIANILANPKLFVIGTEHDLGKLARHPAPAAV